A genomic region of Caenorhabditis elegans chromosome V contains the following coding sequences:
- the lgc-31 gene encoding Neur_chan_memb domain-containing protein (Confirmed by transcript evidence): protein MKRRRYPSVSFHFHSPSFLTVLSIFCLLFATSSSTTTLQNELRRRQSHQVEDDPPASYHTEHQSTPSHTHKKYIDPEPYSEQDEHTSAAPHEEEEELPMERLKRAFGRNDYLLPENFKTLRRADIPVTYRLHDDLLRYYRKGTRPVTHPKKVISVSMSVFLYQIVKLDAVKNTISLSGSFELYWEDEFLKWNPSSYEGAEEIFLSSSDIWIPEFSLYYSLNFNDAVKLQSNNDVRVNYTGQVRYYIPFSSESLCKLDVKFFPFDVQQCSLLFGSWAHSNDSIKYSLYSQNLSLIDFYDNQEWELDTHNSSVHSDGFLYDYLDPPLFWEMIIITLVMKRQSFYYVFNLVIPSTMITLVSVIGFHTPSTSGRMRDAKFRLGIMTLMSMSVILLAIVEDMPKFSMGTNRRGRGSFSGIPLIGLYYFILLAIIGMSTVTTSMFVYLERESRVKMNVPWYLKWLSFDISPSKIARKLSRYRPQAMSQPPSEHLLSNGHVRSGIRDKARGVAASLLSLLPRPGSGVGNGGPGGDNGNSPFHMQHLHAYHQDNPTPARESIRRRLSMSQYDNMLIYQYYEQALEDIANGVSRMAGSIAEIRSEMMAFLPQDDINTKWQTVIRRLEILSLFFYVSVLFTTMYLFFYHDWYCAIGHNPCGQANLKCPWMAHTPEDPHCEHNSYN from the exons ATGAAGAGACGTCGATATCCGAGTgtcagttttcattttcactcGCCGTcctttttgacagttttatcgattttttgtctcCTGTTTGCAACGTCATCGTCAACGACAACGCTTCAGAATGAGCTACGGAGGCGGCAGAGTCATCAGGTTGAAG acgATCCTCCAGCCTCCTACCACACCGAACATCAATCAACACCGTCACACACTCACAAGAAGTACATCGATCCGGAGCCATACTCGGAGCAAGACGAGCACACGTCTGCGGCTCCTCATGAGGAAGAGGAAGAGCTCCCGATGGAACGGCTCAAAAGAGCATTTGGAAGGAATGACTATTTGCTGCCCGAAAACTTTAAGACACTTCGAAGGGCTGATATTCCCGTCACTTATCGATTACACGATGATTTGTTGAGATATTATAG aaaaggCACACGTCCAGTGACCCATCCGAAAAAGGTGATCTCAGTTTCGATGAGCGTATTCCTGTATCAAATCGTTAAGCTG GACGCCGTCAAGAACACCATCAGTCTGTCGGGCAGCTTTGAGTTG TACTGGGAAGACGAATTCTTGAAGTGGAACCCGTCGAGCTACGAGGGAGCCGAAGAGATTTTCCTGTCGAGTTCCGATATTTGGATCCCCGAATTTTCGTTGTACTACAG tctaaACTTCAACGATGCTGTAAAGCTACAATCAAATAACGATGTCCGAGTGAACTACACGGGACAGGTCAGATACTACATCCCATTTTCGTCCGAGTCACTGTGCAAATTGGACGTGAAGTTCTTCCCATTTGAtgt aCAACAATGCTCGCTGCTCTTCGGCTCGTGGGCTCACTCGAACGACTCGATTAAGTACTCGTTGTACTCGCAAAACCTATCGCTCATCGATTTTTACGACAATCAGGAATGGGAGCTTGACACGCACAATAGTTCAGTGCATTCCGATGGTTTTTTGTATGATTATCTGGATCCACCGTTATTTTGGGAAATGATCATTATCACGTTGGTTATGAAAAGACAAAGTTTTTATTATG TATTCAACTTAGTAATTCCTAGTACTATGATCACATTGGTATCAGTCATCGGATTTCATACACCCAGCACAAGTGGAAGAATGAG agacGCAAAATTCCGACTTGGAATCATGACCCTTATGAGTATGTCTGTCATCTTGCTCGCCATCGTCGAAGATATGCCGAAATTCTCGATGGGAACGAATCGTCGGGGTCGTGGATCGTTTTCTGGTATTCCGTTGATTGGACTCTACTATTTCATATTATTAGCCATCATCGGAATGTCGACAGTCACCACGTCAATGTTCGTGTACTTGGAACGAGAGTCGCGGGTCAAAATGAATGTTCCGTGGTATTTGAAGTGGCTCTCATTTGACATATCGCCCAGTAAAATTGCTAG GAAACTATCCCGTTATCGTCCACAGGCGATGAGCCAACCTCCGTCG GAGCATCTCCTGTCCAATGGACATGTTCGAAGTGGAATCCGTGATAAGGCTCGAGGAGTCGCCGCGTCACTTCTATCGCTGCTGCCACGACCGGGCAGTGGAGTTGGAAACGGAGGACCCGGCGGCGACAATGGCAACAGTCCATTCCACATGCAACACCTTCACGCTTACCACCAG GACAACCCTACTCCTGCTCGGGAGTCGATACGAAGACGGCTGAGCATGTCCCAGTATGATAACATGCTGATTTATCAATATTACGAACAAGCTCTCGAGGATATCGCCAACGGGGTCTCTAGAATGGCAGGATCAATTGCGGAGATAAG ATCTGAAATGATGGCTTTTCTGCCACAGGATGACATCAATACAAAGTGGCAAACAGTTATTCGGAGGCTAGAAATTCTATCGTTATTCTTTTATGTATCAGTACTGTTCACCACGATGTATTTATTCTTTTACCACGATTG GTATTGCGCAATCGGTCACAACCCTTGCGGACAGGCGAACTTGAAGTGCCCCTGGATGGCGCACACTCCTGAGGATCCTCACTGCGAACACAACTCATATAACTAA
- the F21A3.3 gene encoding EGF-like domain-containing protein (Partially confirmed by transcript evidence), translated as MTRINLVLFLSSLAVCTYSQTMTKTIIDFCSPSEPNSCGPGGKCMELSLGNRCECPFGLMGRRCQRPCQDVYKSCARWKSEERCHWTRPISPFFADNCALSCGQCKNNGKQLALALPPILDNIEWFVGRWESKTSAHHRFPEPMSGPYKEILDVQISEVPSFDRPPVNISVRAETLDGTDVHVEFGFLTSKPFHEDTGFVELNKPDEGDDLVSIELVTNTGLMLIEEGTVRGTQIRLETKYKKGMAGVFRDEIVKSKRMFNLINANSLEERVVMVDGRGVTTKWLKRYKKVFNYMTDLIPTPVEKKRKSL; from the exons ATGACCAGGATAAAcctagttttatttttatcttctTTAGCCGTATGTACCTATTCACAGACCATGACAAAAACAA taatcgATTTTTGCTCTCCGTCCGAACCGAATTCGTGTGGTCCCGGCGGAAAGTGCATGGAATTGTCACTAGGAAATCGGTGTGAATGCCCATTTGGACTTATGGGTAGAAGATGTCAAA gACCATGCCAAGATGTCTACAAAAGTTGTGCTCGGTGGAAGTCAGAAGAACGCTGTCACTGGACGCGGCcgatttctccatttttcgcTGACAACTGTGCTTTGTCCTGCGGCCAATGCAAAAATAACGGAAAGC AGCTGGCGCTCGCTCTTCCACCAATTCTCGACAACATTGAGTGGTTTGTGGGCAGATGGGAGTCAAAGACAAGTGCTCATCATAG ATTTCCGGAGCCAATGTCCGGACCTTACAAGGAAATCTTGGACGTTCAAATTTCGGAAGTTCCCTCTTTTGACAGACCGCCGGTTAATATTTC AGTGCGAGCCGAGACGCTTGATGGGACCGATGTCCACGTGGAATTCGGATTTTTGACGTCTAAACCTTTCCACGAGGATACGGGTTTTGTGGAGTTGAACAAACCGGACGAAGGGGACGATTTGGTGTCGATTGAGCTTGTGACTAATACAG GTCTAATGCTCATCGAGGAAGGAACTGTGCGCGGTACCCAAATCCGATTGGAAACCAAATATAAGAAGGGAATGGCTGGAGTGTTCCGAGACGAAATTGTCAAGTCAAAGAGAATGTTCAATTTGATAAATGCCAACTCTTTGGAAGAACGGGTTGTGATGGTTGATGGCCGTGGAGTTACAACCAAATGGTTGAAAAG gtacaaaaaagtgttcaactacATGACGGATCTTATCCCGACACCCGTTGAGAAAAAGCGAAAGTCCCTGTAA
- the lgc-31 gene encoding Neurotransmitter-gated ion-channel transmembrane domain-containing protein (Confirmed by transcript evidence) yields MIIITLVMKRQSFYYVFNLVIPSTMITLVSVIGFHTPSTSGRMRDAKFRLGIMTLMSMSVILLAIVEDMPKFSMGTNRRGRGSFSGIPLIGLYYFILLAIIGMSTVTTSMFVYLERESRVKMNVPWYLKWLSFDISPSKIARKLSRYRPQAMSQPPSEHLLSNGHVRSGIRDKARGVAASLLSLLPRPGSGVGNGGPGGDNGNSPFHMQHLHAYHQDNPTPARESIRRRLSMSQYDNMLIYQYYEQALEDIANGVSRMAGSIAEIRSEMMAFLPQDDINTKWQTVIRRLEILSLFFYVSVLFTTMYLFFYHDWYCAIGHNPCGQANLKCPWMAHTPEDPHCEHNSYN; encoded by the exons ATGATCATTATCACGTTGGTTATGAAAAGACAAAGTTTTTATTATG TATTCAACTTAGTAATTCCTAGTACTATGATCACATTGGTATCAGTCATCGGATTTCATACACCCAGCACAAGTGGAAGAATGAG agacGCAAAATTCCGACTTGGAATCATGACCCTTATGAGTATGTCTGTCATCTTGCTCGCCATCGTCGAAGATATGCCGAAATTCTCGATGGGAACGAATCGTCGGGGTCGTGGATCGTTTTCTGGTATTCCGTTGATTGGACTCTACTATTTCATATTATTAGCCATCATCGGAATGTCGACAGTCACCACGTCAATGTTCGTGTACTTGGAACGAGAGTCGCGGGTCAAAATGAATGTTCCGTGGTATTTGAAGTGGCTCTCATTTGACATATCGCCCAGTAAAATTGCTAG GAAACTATCCCGTTATCGTCCACAGGCGATGAGCCAACCTCCGTCG GAGCATCTCCTGTCCAATGGACATGTTCGAAGTGGAATCCGTGATAAGGCTCGAGGAGTCGCCGCGTCACTTCTATCGCTGCTGCCACGACCGGGCAGTGGAGTTGGAAACGGAGGACCCGGCGGCGACAATGGCAACAGTCCATTCCACATGCAACACCTTCACGCTTACCACCAG GACAACCCTACTCCTGCTCGGGAGTCGATACGAAGACGGCTGAGCATGTCCCAGTATGATAACATGCTGATTTATCAATATTACGAACAAGCTCTCGAGGATATCGCCAACGGGGTCTCTAGAATGGCAGGATCAATTGCGGAGATAAG ATCTGAAATGATGGCTTTTCTGCCACAGGATGACATCAATACAAAGTGGCAAACAGTTATTCGGAGGCTAGAAATTCTATCGTTATTCTTTTATGTATCAGTACTGTTCACCACGATGTATTTATTCTTTTACCACGATTG GTATTGCGCAATCGGTCACAACCCTTGCGGACAGGCGAACTTGAAGTGCCCCTGGATGGCGCACACTCCTGAGGATCCTCACTGCGAACACAACTCATATAACTAA